From a single Bacteroidales bacterium genomic region:
- the metH gene encoding methionine synthase: MISDILKERIMVLDGAMGTMIQNYNLSEEDYRGKRFANIEQQVKGNHDLLSITKPEVITEIHHAFFEAGADFATTNSFNSTRISMADYQMEDLVHELNVKSAQLARKAADEFTAKTPDKPRFALGTLGPTNKTGSVSPDVNQPAYRAVSFDDLRDAYYEQVSGLVEGGVDVLIIETIFDTLNAKAALYAIEDYNEKNGTDTPVMVSGTITDASGRTFTGQMLEAFYNSMSHGNLLSMGLNCSFGAEQLKGPIAQLSKISQYPLSAHPNAGLPDQFGNYTQSANEMRQHVADYMKDGLINIIGGCCGSNPQHIKEISEEAAKHKPRQIPEIERGTRLSGLEPVTITPDRNFVNIGERTNVAGSKKFARLVREGDFEKALSVAKSQVDNGAQVIDVCMDDAMLDSTEMMRHFLNLIASEPDAARAPVMIDSSKWEVIEEGLKCTQGKSLVNSINLKDGEEKFMEQARKIKKYGAATVVMLFDEQGQAVDFEHKTQVAQRAYKILTEQVGLPPEDIVFDANVLTVATGMEEHNNYAVEFIKATQWIKEHLPHAKVSGGVSNLSFSFRGNNVVREAMHSVFLYHAIQAGMDMGIVNPQMIQVYDEIPEDLRELVEDVILNRREDATDRLISYAEQVKSSGKKEEKTEEWRNKPLDERISHALVKGITDYIDQDMEEARQHYSRGLKIIEGPLMKGMNQVGELFGEGKMFLPQVIKSARVMKKAVAYLMPYIEEENKEGGSTSSGKILLATVKGDVHDIGKNIVGLVLSCNNYEVIDLGTMIPTEQIIEEVKAQKPDVLGLSGLITPSLDEMVNVASELERGGLSVPVMVGGATTSKAHTAVKIAPEYSAPVVHVKDASQGVGIVDNLISPKKREEFEKQLREDQERQREKHLGRKKPESAYLSLEEARKNKPDIDWDAYHPVKPSFLGEMSFTDYSLEEISRYIDWTFFFYSWEIRGKYPKILDDPKKGEEARKLYDDGQKMLRQIIDNQMVQANAVIGFYPANSVGDDIELYRDEDMGRDAMHGVSDKQTLYFLRNQTIHEDRPNMCLSDFVMLKEKNVVDYIGAFFATAGLGVEEWAQKFEKENDDYSAVMLKVLAQRLAEAFTELLHEKVRKELWGYAPDENFSPEELINEKYQGIRPAFGYPSMPDHTQKKPVYDMMDVEKHTKIKLTDSYMMIPEASVSGLYFAHPESRYFNVQKILDDQVKDYARRTGKSIEEVKKWLSENLA, encoded by the coding sequence ATGATCAGTGACATACTGAAAGAGCGTATTATGGTCCTTGATGGAGCCATGGGTACGATGATTCAGAATTATAACCTTTCAGAAGAAGATTACCGTGGAAAGCGGTTCGCCAATATTGAACAACAGGTGAAAGGCAATCACGACCTGCTTTCCATTACCAAACCTGAGGTGATCACCGAGATCCACCATGCTTTTTTTGAAGCTGGCGCCGATTTTGCTACCACCAACTCATTCAATTCCACCCGAATCTCCATGGCAGATTATCAGATGGAGGATCTGGTACATGAGCTGAACGTTAAATCAGCGCAACTGGCAAGAAAAGCAGCCGATGAATTCACTGCAAAAACTCCGGATAAGCCCCGGTTTGCACTGGGAACACTCGGGCCCACCAATAAAACGGGTTCCGTATCCCCCGATGTGAACCAGCCTGCATACAGGGCAGTCTCTTTTGATGATCTCAGGGATGCCTATTATGAACAGGTTTCTGGTCTTGTCGAAGGCGGTGTGGATGTACTGATCATTGAAACCATATTTGACACCCTGAATGCCAAGGCGGCCCTCTATGCCATAGAGGATTACAATGAAAAGAACGGCACGGATACACCGGTTATGGTCTCAGGAACCATTACCGATGCCAGCGGCAGAACCTTTACCGGCCAGATGCTGGAAGCTTTCTATAATTCCATGTCGCACGGCAACCTGCTCAGCATGGGGCTTAACTGTTCCTTTGGAGCAGAACAGTTAAAAGGTCCCATTGCACAGTTGTCCAAAATATCTCAATATCCCCTGAGTGCCCATCCGAATGCAGGACTGCCCGATCAGTTCGGTAACTATACCCAGTCTGCCAACGAAATGCGGCAGCATGTGGCGGATTACATGAAGGACGGTCTGATCAATATCATCGGAGGATGCTGCGGTAGCAATCCACAGCACATTAAAGAGATATCGGAGGAGGCAGCCAAACATAAGCCCAGACAGATACCAGAGATAGAAAGGGGCACCCGGCTTTCTGGTCTGGAGCCGGTAACGATTACTCCGGACCGGAATTTTGTGAATATTGGCGAACGTACCAATGTGGCCGGTTCCAAAAAGTTTGCACGACTGGTCAGGGAAGGGGATTTTGAAAAAGCATTGTCGGTAGCCAAGAGCCAGGTCGATAATGGTGCACAGGTTATTGATGTGTGCATGGATGATGCCATGCTGGATTCAACCGAGATGATGCGTCACTTCCTGAATCTCATCGCTTCAGAGCCCGATGCGGCCAGAGCACCCGTTATGATCGATTCTTCCAAGTGGGAAGTGATTGAGGAAGGACTAAAATGTACACAGGGAAAATCGCTGGTCAATTCAATCAACCTGAAAGACGGGGAGGAGAAGTTCATGGAGCAGGCCCGTAAGATAAAGAAATACGGCGCCGCCACCGTTGTGATGCTTTTCGATGAGCAAGGACAAGCCGTGGACTTTGAGCACAAAACCCAGGTTGCTCAGCGGGCTTATAAGATACTGACCGAACAAGTGGGTCTGCCTCCTGAAGATATCGTTTTCGATGCCAACGTGCTCACTGTGGCCACCGGCATGGAGGAGCACAACAACTATGCGGTGGAATTCATCAAGGCCACCCAATGGATCAAGGAACATCTTCCCCATGCGAAGGTAAGCGGCGGAGTAAGCAATCTTTCATTCTCATTCCGGGGTAATAATGTCGTGCGCGAAGCCATGCATTCGGTGTTCCTTTATCATGCCATACAAGCCGGAATGGATATGGGTATTGTCAATCCCCAGATGATACAGGTGTATGATGAAATACCAGAAGACCTGCGCGAACTTGTCGAAGATGTGATACTCAATAGACGGGAAGATGCCACGGACCGCCTGATCAGCTATGCGGAGCAGGTGAAATCCTCCGGGAAGAAAGAGGAGAAAACAGAGGAATGGAGAAACAAACCCCTTGATGAACGTATTTCGCATGCGCTGGTCAAGGGCATCACCGACTATATCGATCAGGATATGGAAGAAGCAAGGCAGCATTACAGCCGCGGTCTGAAGATCATTGAAGGACCCCTGATGAAAGGGATGAACCAGGTGGGTGAGCTTTTCGGAGAAGGGAAGATGTTCCTTCCCCAGGTAATCAAAAGTGCCAGGGTGATGAAAAAGGCGGTGGCTTACCTAATGCCTTACATAGAAGAAGAAAATAAGGAAGGAGGCAGCACCTCATCCGGAAAGATATTACTGGCAACCGTCAAGGGGGATGTGCACGATATTGGCAAGAACATCGTGGGCCTGGTGCTTTCCTGTAACAACTACGAGGTGATCGATCTGGGTACTATGATACCTACCGAACAGATCATCGAGGAGGTCAAGGCTCAAAAACCGGATGTCCTCGGATTAAGTGGTTTGATAACCCCTTCCCTGGATGAAATGGTGAATGTAGCTTCCGAACTGGAGCGTGGGGGATTATCCGTCCCGGTTATGGTTGGAGGGGCCACCACCTCCAAAGCCCATACGGCAGTTAAGATTGCCCCGGAATATAGCGCTCCCGTCGTTCATGTAAAAGATGCCTCCCAGGGCGTGGGGATTGTGGATAACCTTATATCTCCCAAAAAAAGGGAGGAGTTTGAGAAACAGCTTCGGGAAGATCAGGAGCGGCAACGGGAAAAACATTTGGGCAGAAAAAAACCGGAAAGCGCCTATCTCTCGCTTGAAGAGGCAAGGAAGAACAAGCCGGATATTGACTGGGATGCTTATCACCCTGTAAAGCCTAGCTTCCTGGGTGAAATGAGCTTTACCGACTACAGCCTGGAAGAGATCTCCCGGTATATCGACTGGACCTTCTTTTTCTACTCGTGGGAGATACGCGGGAAATATCCCAAAATTCTGGATGATCCTAAAAAAGGGGAAGAAGCCAGAAAGCTTTATGATGACGGGCAGAAAATGCTCCGGCAGATAATAGACAATCAAATGGTACAGGCCAATGCTGTGATCGGGTTTTACCCGGCCAACAGTGTAGGCGATGACATTGAGCTATACAGGGATGAAGATATGGGTAGAGACGCCATGCATGGCGTCTCTGATAAGCAGACTCTGTATTTCCTGCGTAACCAGACCATCCATGAGGACAGGCCCAATATGTGCCTTAGCGATTTTGTGATGCTCAAAGAGAAGAACGTTGTGGATTATATTGGGGCCTTCTTTGCCACGGCAGGTTTGGGTGTAGAGGAATGGGCACAAAAATTTGAAAAGGAAAACGACGATTACAGCGCTGTGATGTTGAAAGTGCTGGCTCAGCGACTTGCAGAAGCTTTTACAGAGCTGCTCCATGAAAAGGTGAGGAAGGAACTGTGGGGATACGCTCCCGATGAGAATTTTTCTCCCGAAGAATTGATCAACGAAAAGTACCAGGGCATCCGCCCGGCATTCGGCTATCCGTCCATGCCCGATCATACCCAGAAGAAACCCGTCTATGACATGATGGATGTGGAAAAACATACCAAAATCAAACTCACCGACAGCTACATGATGATCCCCGAAGCCTCTGTGAGCGGATTGTATTTCGCCCATCCCGAATCCCGGTACTTTAATGTGCAGAAGATCCTTGATGATCAGGTAAAAGACTATGCCCGCCGAACAGGCAAAAGCATTGAAGAAGTGAAGAAGTGGCTGTCGGAGAATCTGGCTTAG